The Chryseobacterium nakagawai genome has a segment encoding these proteins:
- a CDS encoding T6SS phospholipase effector Tle1-like catalytic domain-containing protein — protein MNDSRVISVGIFFDGTGNNGVNALSADKPLNNNESYHGAFTNIYKLYKLFIGSEKIYIEGIGTVSGQEDSNFAITTCANPPYGKGYSSDDKLQKAENFVEKIIHDVDCEYHFYLYGFGRGGMLARTFSHWLFSTYSLAKMKVKFLGAFDTVESKPFNTYDLSGAYHVENVLHICAINECRFFFPLTGFFENSKMMQDYRFRNTTSVWKEIFVPGAHADVGGGYLEGPQSVYISTDFANTEDLKNYVQNIRSRKTNAEGNKIWDALLSEFGMERKDAFSKAYVCRDKVYNELSKLYGKLMLEETNEVSPVFTSGKDFETDYNRHPLLESLYEEMTIYIKELSLDKKPKYNYSKLADYIHIAANFGLYRDGLLKRSEYEMNVELLNNGLNVSSSTIVDQNSHARLSAELHLPEDSFVADFLYGTSVPNNDIWTRSVIKTPTTKLDEINN, from the coding sequence ATGAATGACAGTAGAGTGATTTCCGTCGGAATTTTCTTTGACGGCACAGGAAACAATGGAGTAAATGCACTTTCAGCAGATAAACCACTGAATAATAATGAAAGCTATCATGGGGCATTTACCAATATCTATAAATTATACAAGTTATTTATTGGTAGCGAAAAAATATATATTGAGGGAATAGGAACCGTTTCAGGCCAGGAAGATAGCAATTTTGCCATCACAACTTGCGCCAATCCACCTTATGGAAAAGGATATTCTTCAGATGATAAATTACAGAAAGCAGAAAACTTTGTAGAGAAGATTATTCATGATGTAGACTGTGAATATCATTTTTATTTATATGGTTTCGGAAGAGGGGGAATGCTAGCCAGAACTTTTAGTCATTGGCTTTTCTCAACCTATTCTTTAGCTAAGATGAAAGTGAAGTTTTTGGGAGCTTTTGATACGGTAGAGTCCAAACCATTTAATACATATGATCTCAGTGGAGCTTATCATGTGGAAAATGTATTGCATATCTGTGCCATCAATGAATGCCGATTCTTTTTTCCACTGACGGGATTTTTTGAAAATTCAAAAATGATGCAGGATTACCGGTTCAGGAATACGACTTCCGTTTGGAAAGAAATTTTTGTTCCGGGAGCTCATGCAGATGTTGGAGGTGGGTATCTGGAAGGACCACAATCCGTATATATATCTACAGATTTTGCCAATACAGAGGATCTGAAGAATTATGTCCAAAATATAAGAAGCAGAAAAACGAATGCTGAAGGAAATAAAATATGGGATGCCTTACTTTCCGAATTCGGAATGGAAAGGAAAGATGCTTTTTCTAAAGCCTATGTCTGCAGGGATAAAGTTTACAATGAACTCTCAAAACTATATGGAAAGCTGATGCTGGAAGAAACCAATGAAGTTTCACCTGTTTTTACGTCAGGAAAAGATTTCGAAACAGATTATAACAGGCATCCTTTGTTAGAAAGTTTATATGAAGAAATGACGATATATATAAAAGAGCTATCACTAGATAAAAAACCAAAATACAATTACAGTAAACTGGCCGATTATATCCATATTGCTGCAAATTTTGGGCTTTATCGCGATGGTTTATTGAAACGATCCGAATATGAAATGAATGTTGAACTTCTCAACAACGGATTGAATGTTTCAAGCAGTACTATTGTAGACCAGAACAGTCATGCAAGACTTTCTGCAGAACTTCATCTTCCTGAAGACAGTTTTGTAGCCGACTTTTTGTACGGAACAAGTGTTCCCAATAATGATATCTGGACTCGTTCAGTTATCAAAACTCCAACAACAAAACTGGATGAAATCAATAATTAA
- a CDS encoding response regulator transcription factor translates to MSSQIKIALIDDEQLILEGVKMLLSNEKNISVCLTADNGPDFIEYLEKLSEKEFPDIALVDIQMKPMNGFELVEILKEKYPDLKIIILSSHYKTSVLGYMVKLGVSAFLPKNSDKKTFIDAITMVDKNGVFFTAEDHQMLFTYMNSSAKKNSLFETEDELSEREKDVVKLICQEFTNNEIGEKLFISPRTVESHRQRILEKIGAKNTVGIVIYAIVNNIYSLEKI, encoded by the coding sequence ATGAGTTCCCAAATCAAAATAGCACTGATTGATGATGAACAGCTAATCCTTGAAGGGGTAAAAATGCTGCTGTCCAATGAAAAAAATATATCTGTATGTCTCACTGCAGATAACGGACCTGATTTTATAGAATACCTGGAAAAACTTTCAGAAAAAGAATTTCCAGATATAGCATTGGTAGATATCCAGATGAAGCCGATGAATGGTTTTGAGCTGGTAGAAATTCTCAAAGAAAAATATCCGGATCTTAAAATCATTATTCTTTCTTCTCATTACAAAACATCCGTTTTAGGATATATGGTTAAGTTGGGTGTTTCAGCTTTCCTTCCTAAAAATTCAGATAAGAAAACATTTATTGATGCCATTACGATGGTTGATAAAAATGGAGTTTTCTTTACGGCTGAAGATCACCAGATGCTGTTTACCTATATGAACAGTTCAGCCAAGAAAAATTCACTCTTTGAAACTGAAGATGAGCTGTCTGAACGAGAAAAAGATGTTGTAAAACTAATCTGTCAGGAATTTACAAACAATGAAATTGGTGAAAAACTTTTTATCAGCCCCAGGACCGTTGAAAGTCATAGACAACGTATTCTTGAAAAAATAGGAGCCAAAAATACTGTGGGAATAGTCATTTATGCCATTGTAAACAATATATACTCGCTTGAAAAAATTTGA
- a CDS encoding sensor histidine kinase, whose translation MILIIVTIAIIVSFILLAYRAFISRIIKEKNVQHEAEVLHQKKLALENIKAQEEERKRIAVMIHDDIGNRLNILSLWLNNLDTKGDDLIKKNIYSQMSSLIDAARSISHSLYPVNLESVGLVLYVEELIANLSHKINISMQVMPGYEKKDLFVEVQLYRIIQEFTTNVIKHSTATDLWIYIKDYPQNMAVVISDNGQGFEYEEVKKGMGIKNIESRIKSMNAVHKWKKSFLNKGSRLIIKIPKHHEFPNQNSTD comes from the coding sequence TTGATTCTTATAATTGTCACCATAGCAATTATAGTATCCTTTATTCTGCTTGCCTATAGAGCTTTTATAAGCAGGATTATTAAAGAAAAAAATGTACAGCATGAAGCAGAAGTTCTTCATCAGAAAAAACTGGCTTTAGAAAACATCAAGGCTCAGGAAGAAGAACGTAAAAGAATAGCCGTGATGATTCACGATGATATAGGAAACAGGCTCAATATCCTTTCTTTATGGCTCAATAACCTGGATACCAAGGGAGATGATTTGATTAAAAAAAATATTTACAGCCAGATGTCTTCACTGATTGATGCTGCCAGAAGTATTTCCCATTCATTATATCCTGTTAATCTTGAATCGGTGGGGTTGGTTTTATATGTAGAAGAACTCATTGCCAACCTTTCTCACAAAATTAATATATCCATGCAGGTAATGCCCGGATATGAAAAAAAGGATCTCTTTGTAGAAGTACAGCTGTACCGGATTATCCAGGAATTTACTACCAATGTCATTAAGCACTCAACAGCGACGGATCTTTGGATCTACATTAAAGATTATCCGCAAAATATGGCGGTCGTTATTTCAGACAATGGACAGGGATTCGAATATGAAGAGGTGAAAAAAGGCATGGGAATTAAAAACATCGAATCCAGGATCAAATCGATGAATGCCGTTCATAAGTGGAAAAAATCTTTTTTAAATAAAGGAAGTCGTTTAATCATTAAAATTCCGAAACATCATGAGTTCCCAAATCAAAATAGCACTGATTGA
- a CDS encoding DUF5715 family protein: MRKFLCVVFVPFMYSLHYSQAAKKVLPCYDLTTVLKVEPTALYKPHLDASKSFGVHLLKDSKTVQKYISNGKFHKIKKSGKGYQVQKLDYSKAYMVSKGKTTLENIGSKFSKATKGGTFTVSSITRTLEDQCRLRRVNSNASLGISSHNYGNSFDISYIRFNNVLKYNPKMEVALEKVLKHYSDAGRIYYIKEKQQSCYHITVRNY, encoded by the coding sequence ATGAGAAAGTTTCTTTGTGTGGTTTTTGTACCTTTTATGTATAGTTTACATTATTCGCAGGCGGCCAAAAAAGTGCTTCCCTGCTATGATCTTACAACTGTTTTGAAGGTTGAACCTACTGCACTTTACAAACCCCATCTGGATGCCTCCAAAAGTTTTGGAGTACACTTACTGAAGGACTCCAAGACTGTACAGAAATATATCAGCAACGGAAAATTTCATAAAATTAAGAAGTCAGGAAAAGGGTATCAGGTACAAAAACTTGATTATAGTAAAGCCTATATGGTTTCTAAAGGAAAGACCACGCTGGAAAATATCGGGTCCAAATTCAGCAAGGCAACAAAAGGAGGGACATTCACTGTTTCATCCATCACCAGAACACTAGAAGATCAATGCAGATTGAGAAGAGTCAATTCTAATGCTTCATTAGGAATCAGCTCCCATAACTATGGGAATTCCTTTGATATTTCTTATATACGATTTAACAATGTCCTAAAATACAACCCCAAAATGGAGGTGGCTTTAGAGAAAGTTTTAAAGCATTATTCAGATGCCGGGAGAATTTATTACATTAAAGAAAAGCAGCAGAGTTGCTATCATATTACAGTGCGTAATTATTAA
- the aqpZ gene encoding aquaporin Z, translating to MKKLFAEFFGTFWLVFGGCGSAVFAAGVPDIGIGLLGVALAFGLTVLTMAYAVGHISGGHFNPAVSFGLLAGGRFSAKDLIPYIVAQCLGAIVAAGCLYTILNGAGVVDFSKPGAFATNFYGEAVYNGKAFSMGAAFLAEFLLTAFFLIVIMGATDKWANGKFAGIAIGLALTLIHLISIPITNTSVNPARSLSQAVFTGGLAMSQLWLFWVAPILGGIVGGLIYKFLLQRDTEEVTD from the coding sequence ATAAAAAAACTTTTTGCTGAATTTTTCGGCACATTTTGGCTTGTTTTCGGAGGTTGCGGGAGCGCTGTTTTTGCAGCAGGTGTTCCTGATATTGGCATCGGACTTTTAGGAGTTGCTCTTGCCTTCGGTCTTACTGTTCTTACCATGGCTTATGCTGTAGGACATATTTCCGGTGGCCACTTCAACCCAGCAGTTTCTTTCGGACTTTTAGCGGGTGGTAGGTTTTCTGCAAAAGACCTTATCCCTTATATTGTAGCACAATGTCTTGGTGCTATTGTAGCTGCAGGATGTCTATACACAATCCTTAACGGAGCCGGAGTTGTAGATTTCTCAAAACCGGGAGCATTTGCTACCAATTTCTATGGAGAAGCGGTCTACAACGGAAAAGCATTCAGCATGGGAGCGGCATTCCTTGCTGAGTTTTTACTAACAGCGTTCTTCCTTATCGTTATTATGGGGGCTACAGATAAATGGGCTAATGGTAAGTTTGCTGGTATTGCGATTGGACTTGCCCTTACTTTGATCCACTTAATCTCTATCCCTATTACGAATACTTCTGTAAACCCTGCAAGATCCCTTTCACAGGCAGTTTTCACAGGCGGATTGGCTATGTCACAACTTTGGTTGTTCTGGGTAGCTCCTATTCTTGGTGGAATTGTAGGTGGATTAATCTACAAATTCTTACTTCAGAGAGATACTGAGGAAGTAACGGACTAA
- a CDS encoding LuxE/PaaK family acyltransferase, which translates to METNNIFNIQTEQDFLNASLKTFRYQYENVEIYRKFVDFLNISPDEVDDLSKIPFLPIEMFKNHQILDRNVTTDLFFQSSGTTQMNLSKHFIANTNLYEESIYKSFEKFIGKPEDFIFLGLLPSYLERQNSSLIYMVDYLMKKSEKPENGYFLYNHSDLFNLLNQLQDKKVILFGVSFALLDFLDYCHSERSEESLKVLENLIVIETGGMKGRKQEMTKDELLKILQEGFKTDKIYSEYSMTELLSQAYSLGNNEYQCPNWMRIKIRNAEDPLSYEKEGRTGAINIIDLANTHSCSFIATQDLGKIIGDKFQVLGRIDHSDIRGCSLLVS; encoded by the coding sequence ATGGAGACGAACAATATATTCAACATACAGACTGAACAGGATTTCCTGAATGCATCATTGAAAACATTTCGTTATCAATATGAAAATGTTGAGATATATAGGAAGTTTGTAGATTTTTTAAACATCAGTCCGGATGAGGTTGATGATCTGTCGAAAATTCCCTTTCTTCCGATTGAAATGTTTAAAAACCATCAGATTCTGGATAGAAATGTGACTACGGATTTATTTTTTCAGAGTTCAGGAACCACACAGATGAATCTTTCAAAGCATTTCATAGCCAATACGAATTTGTATGAAGAAAGTATTTACAAAAGCTTCGAAAAATTCATTGGTAAACCAGAAGATTTTATTTTCCTTGGACTACTTCCAAGTTATCTGGAAAGACAGAATTCATCACTGATTTATATGGTGGATTATCTGATGAAAAAATCAGAAAAACCTGAAAATGGATATTTCCTTTATAATCATTCCGATCTTTTCAATCTTTTAAACCAATTGCAGGATAAAAAAGTGATTCTTTTCGGAGTTTCCTTTGCGCTGTTAGACTTCTTAGACTACTGTCATTCTGAGCGAAGCGAAGAATCTCTAAAGGTTCTTGAAAACCTAATCGTTATCGAAACTGGTGGAATGAAAGGAAGAAAACAAGAAATGACAAAAGATGAACTCCTGAAAATTTTACAGGAAGGCTTCAAAACAGACAAAATCTATTCAGAATATTCAATGACAGAGTTGTTATCTCAGGCGTATTCCCTGGGAAACAACGAATATCAATGCCCTAATTGGATGAGAATCAAGATTAGAAATGCAGAAGATCCTTTATCTTATGAAAAAGAAGGAAGAACGGGTGCTATCAATATTATCGATTTAGCCAATACCCATTCCTGTTCCTTTATTGCCACTCAGGATTTAGGTAAGATAATAGGGGATAAGTTTCAGGTTCTGGGAAGAATAGATCATTCTGATATCAGAGGCTGCAGCTTATTGGTGAGTTAA
- a CDS encoding UDP-2,3-diacylglucosamine diphosphatase, giving the protein MLKTTINLEPGKKVYFASDQHFGAPTPKESKVREEKFIRWMDQIKEDAQVLFLMGDLFDFWYEWKHVVPKGYIRVLGKIAELKDRGIHIYFFVGNHDLWMKDYLEEEIGCTVFYQKQYFEMGGKQFLLAHGDGLGPGDKGYKRMKKVFTNPVAKWFFKWLHPDIAMKVALYLSQKNKMISGEEDKAFLGEDKEFLIIYSKEKLKTQKIDYFVYGHRHLPMVLDLGQNSKYINLGDWISYFTYGVFEKDFELNTFDK; this is encoded by the coding sequence GTGTTAAAGACAACAATTAATTTAGAACCTGGAAAAAAAGTATATTTTGCTTCAGATCAGCATTTCGGTGCACCTACTCCTAAAGAAAGTAAGGTACGTGAAGAAAAATTTATACGATGGATGGATCAGATCAAAGAAGATGCTCAGGTTTTATTTTTAATGGGTGATCTTTTTGACTTCTGGTATGAGTGGAAGCATGTGGTACCTAAAGGATATATCCGTGTTCTGGGGAAAATTGCAGAACTGAAAGACAGAGGAATCCATATTTATTTTTTTGTGGGAAATCATGATCTTTGGATGAAAGATTATCTCGAAGAGGAAATTGGATGCACGGTTTTTTACCAGAAACAATATTTTGAAATGGGTGGAAAACAGTTTTTACTGGCTCATGGAGATGGTCTCGGACCTGGTGATAAAGGATATAAGAGAATGAAAAAAGTTTTTACCAATCCGGTGGCAAAATGGTTTTTCAAATGGCTTCACCCTGATATCGCTATGAAAGTGGCCTTGTACCTTTCCCAAAAGAATAAAATGATCTCAGGAGAAGAAGACAAAGCATTCTTAGGAGAAGATAAGGAATTTCTTATCATTTATTCGAAGGAGAAGCTGAAGACCCAAAAGATTGATTATTTCGTATATGGGCACCGTCACCTTCCTATGGTATTGGATTTGGGGCAAAATTCAAAATACATCAATTTGGGAGACTGGATTTCCTATTTTACCTATGGCGTTTTTGAAAAAGACTTTGAACTGAATACTTTCGATAAATAA
- a CDS encoding 6-pyruvoyl trahydropterin synthase family protein — protein MIRITKIFTFETAHVLYNYDGKCKNMHGHSYKLFVTVKGKPINDIDNPKNGMVVDFGDIKSIVKSEIVDVWDHAVLLNALTPHKELGDDLEQKGHKVIYCSFQPTCENMLYAIAAKIKSRLPEGISLAYLKLHETENSYGEWFAEDNQ, from the coding sequence ATGATACGTATTACAAAAATTTTTACATTCGAAACAGCCCACGTACTATACAATTACGATGGAAAATGTAAAAATATGCATGGACATTCTTATAAACTGTTTGTAACAGTGAAAGGAAAACCGATTAATGATATTGATAACCCTAAGAATGGGATGGTAGTTGATTTCGGAGATATCAAAAGTATCGTAAAATCTGAGATCGTAGACGTTTGGGATCATGCAGTGCTTTTAAATGCCCTGACTCCTCATAAAGAATTGGGTGATGATCTTGAGCAAAAAGGCCATAAAGTAATCTATTGCAGCTTCCAACCCACCTGTGAAAATATGCTGTATGCTATTGCAGCCAAAATAAAATCAAGACTTCCAGAAGGAATTTCCTTGGCTTATCTTAAACTTCATGAGACAGAAAATTCTTATGGAGAATGGTTTGCAGAAGACAATCAATAA
- a CDS encoding tetratricopeptide repeat protein: MKNRVYKIIFVFFLFFLCVVKAYQSENIIPDKKEQYEKELIQYAKDFGDDPKKYIDKFKTLRRKAIQGNIREVATESLYYQAYCFYFTNKNDSSSIYSQRAIEEAEKYNNDRIKAKAMGLLAMVYSRRGFTHRAFSLLDEAIKEMDQNDHKTKAQLYAQGLQISMYASNHDKEDSYSIQSLREAELSGDKGTLRMAYIGRSRIENYKGNGEQAKKLLRKAMATLNGAEDNYISAHINLGFGEIYHNQKMPDSAILYQLKALKSAMAIGDKKFLADIYNGLKASYKAKNDFENYKIADENAEKLNDSLRVINITEQETVLNSLEKDTRDKQIKEKRKYLIITGISILLLLFFLFILIRYYRRLYKLKLTTREKEKIIQEKQNKINTLEDEIQKDSIDDILRYAKEDQPVFLKKYRELYPDFFKKLETITPELTPDDLKCCAMMHLNFTAKEIAFYTHASIRTVENRKYRIRKKLNLESSVDLNEFLINL, encoded by the coding sequence ATGAAAAACCGGGTGTATAAAATAATATTCGTTTTTTTTCTTTTTTTCCTGTGCGTTGTAAAAGCATATCAGTCTGAAAATATAATACCTGATAAAAAAGAGCAGTATGAAAAAGAACTGATTCAGTATGCCAAAGATTTTGGTGATGACCCCAAGAAATATATTGACAAGTTTAAAACTTTACGCAGGAAAGCAATACAAGGAAACATCAGAGAGGTCGCTACTGAATCCCTATATTATCAGGCTTATTGTTTTTATTTTACCAATAAAAATGACAGTTCCAGCATCTATTCTCAAAGGGCTATTGAAGAAGCTGAAAAATATAATAATGACAGGATCAAAGCAAAGGCTATGGGATTGCTTGCCATGGTATATTCCAGACGTGGATTTACCCATCGTGCATTCAGCTTACTGGATGAGGCCATAAAAGAAATGGACCAGAATGACCACAAGACCAAAGCCCAGCTCTATGCACAAGGGCTACAGATTTCAATGTATGCCAGCAACCATGATAAAGAAGATAGTTATTCTATACAGTCTCTTAGAGAGGCTGAACTTTCCGGGGACAAAGGGACACTTCGGATGGCATACATAGGCCGGAGCCGCATCGAAAACTACAAAGGAAATGGTGAACAGGCAAAAAAGCTACTGAGAAAAGCAATGGCAACGCTCAATGGAGCCGAGGATAATTATATCAGTGCTCATATCAATCTAGGATTTGGAGAAATTTACCACAATCAAAAGATGCCGGACAGTGCAATACTCTATCAACTGAAAGCTTTAAAATCTGCTATGGCAATAGGAGATAAAAAATTTTTAGCAGATATTTATAATGGGTTAAAAGCATCTTATAAAGCAAAAAATGACTTTGAGAATTATAAGATTGCTGATGAAAATGCCGAAAAATTAAATGATAGCCTGAGAGTAATAAATATTACAGAACAGGAAACAGTATTGAATTCCCTTGAGAAAGATACGAGGGACAAGCAAATCAAAGAAAAAAGAAAGTATCTTATTATTACTGGTATCTCGATTCTTTTATTACTGTTCTTTCTTTTTATACTGATAAGATATTACAGACGTTTATATAAGCTGAAGCTTACTACCAGGGAAAAAGAAAAAATAATCCAAGAAAAACAAAACAAGATCAATACATTGGAGGATGAGATCCAAAAAGATTCTATAGATGATATTTTACGTTATGCCAAGGAAGATCAGCCCGTTTTCTTAAAAAAATACAGAGAGCTTTATCCTGATTTTTTCAAAAAACTGGAAACAATAACCCCGGAACTGACTCCCGATGATCTTAAATGCTGTGCTATGATGCATCTTAACTTTACTGCAAAAGAAATAGCATTCTACACCCATGCTTCCATTCGTACAGTGGAAAATAGAAAATACCGTATCCGTAAAAAACTGAACCTGGAATCCTCTGTGGACTTAAATGAATTTTTAATAAACTTATAA
- a CDS encoding erythromycin esterase family protein — MLNRYLTLAFLSCFLIGFSQNTKNEIQIPKQFAGQKNRVKAVKNISEQLKDHTIVGLGEGTHGTKEFNEIRAEISKQLISKNDFKIIAFESAYGDASFLNEAVNSGIDLNIALKKYMTSIWQTKEIYNLLMWIREYNSNHTDKVIISGFDTDVITKSAEVLKKPVSLGKEYTEIANEIRIKAGLQDEMWEKQNDPSFKLDMKAVIKNGTEGFLLAKKADSLYGQKMDLSSKLALYNLEQGFKIPYEASKKNYDVSRDLIMAEMIGKIQATYNKKMILFAHNGHIALKPILVDGMGGYIKEKYGKKYYALATSTSFGSYSATTDPRAVKSNKYTSYQLPNPLENSWEVKLGNHNYENYFVNFDNSSEKGYGEAFKMRFVGYGPITVATEKFTITEPLKLNECFDGIVFIKQTNASEHLEY, encoded by the coding sequence ATGTTAAATAGATACTTAACTCTTGCCTTTCTATCATGTTTTTTAATTGGTTTTTCACAAAATACCAAAAATGAGATTCAAATTCCAAAGCAGTTTGCTGGCCAAAAGAATAGGGTTAAAGCGGTAAAAAACATCAGTGAACAATTGAAAGATCATACGATAGTAGGGTTGGGAGAAGGAACACATGGAACCAAAGAATTTAATGAAATCAGAGCTGAGATTTCTAAACAATTAATTAGTAAAAATGATTTTAAAATTATAGCATTTGAAAGTGCGTATGGTGATGCTTCTTTTCTTAATGAGGCTGTTAACTCAGGGATTGATTTGAATATTGCCTTAAAGAAATATATGACTTCTATCTGGCAGACCAAAGAAATCTATAATCTGTTGATGTGGATCAGAGAATATAATAGTAATCATACAGACAAAGTAATTATTTCCGGGTTCGATACAGACGTTATTACAAAGAGTGCAGAAGTTCTGAAAAAGCCTGTTAGCTTAGGAAAAGAATATACTGAGATTGCAAATGAGATTCGCATAAAAGCTGGATTACAGGATGAAATGTGGGAAAAACAGAATGATCCGTCTTTCAAACTAGACATGAAAGCTGTCATAAAAAATGGTACAGAAGGATTTTTATTAGCTAAGAAAGCAGACAGTTTGTATGGACAAAAAATGGATCTGAGTTCAAAACTTGCTTTATACAATCTTGAACAAGGGTTTAAGATTCCTTATGAGGCAAGTAAAAAAAATTACGATGTTTCGAGAGACCTTATTATGGCTGAAATGATTGGGAAAATTCAAGCTACCTATAATAAAAAAATGATTCTTTTTGCCCATAACGGTCATATTGCTCTCAAACCGATTCTGGTAGATGGAATGGGGGGATACATTAAAGAAAAATATGGAAAAAAGTATTATGCATTAGCAACTTCTACCTCTTTTGGAAGCTACAGCGCTACCACTGATCCACGTGCAGTGAAAAGTAATAAATATACATCATATCAACTCCCGAATCCATTGGAAAACAGTTGGGAGGTGAAACTAGGGAATCATAATTATGAAAATTATTTTGTGAATTTTGATAATAGTTCAGAAAAAGGGTACGGAGAGGCTTTTAAAATGAGATTTGTAGGCTATGGTCCTATCACTGTTGCAACAGAAAAATTTACGATTACAGAGCCGTTAAAGCTTAATGAATGTTTTGATGGGATCGTTTTCATTAAACAGACTAATGCGTCAGAGCATTTAGAGTATTAA
- a CDS encoding serine hydrolase, whose translation MKQSILTALFFNISILGFSQTAEQSKAIDSYIKNVIQINEIPGMAVGIVKNDKITFQQYYGRENLESDKKVDSNSKFRIYSTTKLIANVGLFKLVEDGKLSVEDKISKYIENLPKDWQNIQIKNLLSHSSGLPDMADIKDFSEKATHSEIISRLSKEKNEFEAGDHYRYNQTNYLLIAMIIEKITGKSFEEYIYEKQFPDSRNQVVFSSNSIEEIPNRVGKYNYNPEKKQYEKLTSIDGVRSHSANGLAVTLPAFLQWSIHFNKNNFVKPETKKMMWKPFHYKNNDWEFGYGWEITDNNNTKSYGFSGGNVNAYSIFPDHDMAIVVMYNGNKGFPVMYQMINHIAGIIDKNLMNPYMLAEEITIAEPFAHPNLKKEIYGYRIENDKVVFSYQYPKNSSTEFIKNVSVAGAFNNWNMNDPSYQMVPKKNNLFEVAVPKSQFEKGKSYGFKFVMNKSGWLTIPYNTANTDGTSDNNLALKIN comes from the coding sequence ATGAAACAATCCATTTTAACAGCTCTATTTTTTAACATATCCATTTTAGGATTTAGCCAGACAGCAGAACAGTCAAAAGCAATTGATAGCTATATAAAAAATGTTATCCAAATCAATGAAATTCCCGGAATGGCCGTAGGAATTGTAAAAAATGATAAGATAACATTTCAACAATACTATGGGCGTGAAAACCTGGAAAGTGATAAAAAAGTAGATTCCAATTCTAAGTTTAGGATATACTCCACTACAAAGCTAATTGCCAATGTTGGCCTTTTTAAACTTGTAGAGGATGGAAAATTATCAGTAGAAGATAAAATTTCAAAGTATATAGAGAACTTGCCCAAAGACTGGCAAAATATCCAAATTAAAAATCTTCTTTCCCATTCTTCGGGACTTCCGGATATGGCTGATATTAAAGATTTCTCAGAAAAAGCAACCCATAGTGAAATCATTAGCCGTTTGTCTAAGGAAAAAAATGAATTTGAAGCTGGGGATCATTACCGGTATAATCAGACAAATTATCTTTTGATTGCTATGATTATTGAAAAAATAACAGGAAAAAGTTTTGAAGAGTATATTTATGAAAAACAATTTCCGGACTCTAGAAATCAGGTGGTTTTTTCATCTAATTCTATTGAAGAAATCCCTAACAGAGTAGGGAAATATAATTATAATCCGGAGAAGAAACAGTATGAGAAATTAACTTCTATTGATGGAGTGAGATCCCATTCAGCCAATGGTTTGGCGGTTACACTTCCTGCTTTTTTACAGTGGAGTATCCATTTCAATAAAAATAATTTTGTGAAACCAGAAACAAAAAAGATGATGTGGAAACCGTTCCACTATAAAAATAATGACTGGGAATTCGGGTATGGTTGGGAAATTACAGATAACAATAATACGAAGTCATATGGTTTTTCGGGAGGAAATGTAAATGCCTACAGCATTTTTCCAGATCATGATATGGCGATTGTTGTCATGTATAATGGAAATAAAGGTTTTCCGGTAATGTATCAAATGATAAATCATATTGCAGGAATTATAGATAAAAACTTAATGAATCCTTATATGCTGGCTGAAGAAATCACAATTGCAGAGCCTTTTGCTCATCCCAATCTGAAGAAGGAAATTTATGGATACAGAATAGAAAATGACAAGGTGGTTTTTTCCTATCAATATCCTAAGAATTCAAGTACAGAATTCATTAAAAATGTTTCAGTAGCAGGTGCATTTAATAATTGGAATATGAATGATCCATCATATCAGATGGTTCCTAAAAAGAATAATCTCTTTGAGGTTGCCGTTCCCAAGTCTCAATTTGAAAAGGGAAAAAGCTATGGCTTTAAGTTTGTGATGAATAAGAGCGGATGGTTAACCATTCCTTACAATACAGCCAATACCGATGGAACTTCGGATAATAATTTAGCCCTGAAAATTAACTAA